Proteins encoded together in one Methylocystis parvus OBBP window:
- a CDS encoding TonB-dependent siderophore receptor, which yields MAIKCGQKKRLTGTTAIAIGIGVKVVGLGSPAIAHASMTQKEFTEAVKSYQIPQGSMDIALNRLADESGVRLIYRSHLTAKLRTPGLAGNYSLAGALDALLFGTGLHYRLSENGETVSVVLAQAGNAANDASPRGARSLPTIDVAAARPRPARAVSQGGGGRSGAGAASGPLTGKEALGGRLTGYMADTASTTLKTDMPLMKTPFSVQVITRETMDDQQAIDLNNAVVGNSSGVLVVPNSSFYTGLMIRGFSTNTSIYFNGLRQYQLMNVDTANLQSVDVLKGPAAMLYGRSEPGGLVDLVPKRPLDTPYYSVQEQAGSYGFTRTTVDATAPLNKEKTLAYRFNGSYVRSDSFQDFANKEYYFLAPTFSIRPNDQFRANIDLQFMHDVVMPESNTVAVGNRPASIPITRYLQDPSYTGKLPQRFDLRYYGYDWTFDIDKNWSLTNRLYYRSQGQDLSSVSIIGLNQATGVLTRGSYYQSVTNQGMATNLDLKGRFVTGPLSHSTLVGFDYYSNYQPLAPFYLVVPASKYLPTFNIYAPIYGSNFAGVTPNLFTTNAESWKGVYAQDTISFWDDKIHLLLGGRYDWAEVDWQVKNNDLRTAWIVSPNWSKAFSPRVGLTIQPMPWLSFYANYTKSLNADNGLNAGSAIPTPLPPVRSYEWEGGIKAEFLDKRLLLTLAYFDLVKTNVPGPDPTNPGNTLVAGEAESKGFEVDLKGRIDENWSVIANYTHDDVRVTKGSLYNPLTEINTQLFIAGNRLPTVPKNMGNLWVKYDADGLLKGLSIGGGAQVVGSAFGDNANSFTIPAYAILNGMLAYRFDVGPAHLTAQLNAKNLLDTTYYASSASRFQIMPGTPRTIIGSLRLEF from the coding sequence ATGGCGATCAAGTGCGGGCAGAAGAAAAGACTAACGGGAACGACCGCCATAGCCATCGGAATTGGAGTAAAGGTCGTCGGCCTCGGCAGCCCCGCGATCGCCCATGCATCAATGACGCAGAAGGAATTCACCGAGGCGGTCAAAAGCTATCAAATCCCCCAGGGATCAATGGACATTGCATTAAACAGGCTGGCGGACGAGAGCGGCGTGCGCTTGATCTATCGCTCGCATCTCACCGCGAAACTTAGAACGCCCGGTTTAGCCGGCAATTATTCACTCGCTGGCGCGCTTGACGCGCTGTTGTTTGGAACCGGCCTCCATTATCGTCTCAGCGAGAACGGTGAGACGGTTTCAGTGGTGCTGGCCCAAGCTGGCAATGCGGCCAACGACGCCAGCCCGCGCGGGGCGCGTTCCTTACCGACGATCGACGTAGCCGCAGCGCGCCCGCGGCCAGCCCGGGCAGTCTCCCAAGGCGGCGGCGGCCGGTCCGGGGCCGGCGCCGCGAGCGGTCCCCTGACCGGGAAAGAGGCGTTGGGCGGGCGGCTGACGGGCTACATGGCCGACACGGCGAGCACGACGCTGAAGACCGACATGCCCTTGATGAAGACGCCATTCTCGGTGCAGGTCATCACGCGCGAGACGATGGACGATCAGCAGGCGATCGACCTGAATAACGCTGTCGTGGGCAATTCCAGCGGCGTTCTCGTCGTGCCCAACAGCTCCTTCTACACCGGCCTTATGATTCGTGGTTTTTCGACGAATACAAGCATTTACTTCAACGGCTTGCGTCAATACCAACTTATGAACGTCGATACCGCCAATCTTCAGTCGGTTGACGTTTTGAAAGGTCCCGCGGCGATGCTCTATGGGCGATCCGAGCCTGGCGGCTTGGTTGATCTCGTGCCAAAACGCCCCTTAGACACGCCTTATTATTCTGTGCAGGAGCAGGCCGGCTCATATGGCTTCACCCGGACCACGGTGGACGCCACGGCGCCTTTGAACAAGGAGAAAACGCTCGCCTATCGCTTCAACGGGAGCTATGTGCGTTCCGACTCCTTCCAGGACTTTGCAAACAAAGAATATTACTTCCTGGCTCCGACATTCTCCATCCGCCCGAACGACCAATTCAGGGCCAATATCGACTTGCAGTTCATGCATGACGTGGTCATGCCCGAGTCCAACACCGTCGCGGTCGGCAACAGGCCGGCGTCGATTCCAATCACACGCTATCTTCAAGACCCGTCGTACACCGGCAAGCTTCCGCAGCGCTTCGACCTTAGATATTATGGATACGATTGGACTTTCGACATCGACAAAAATTGGAGCCTGACGAATAGGCTATACTATAGGAGTCAGGGTCAAGATCTATCGTCCGTGTCCATCATCGGCCTCAATCAAGCGACAGGCGTCCTGACACGCGGCTCCTATTACCAGTCCGTCACCAATCAAGGCATGGCCACAAATCTGGATCTGAAGGGTAGGTTCGTCACCGGTCCCCTGAGCCACTCCACGTTGGTCGGATTTGACTATTATAGCAATTACCAGCCGCTCGCGCCCTTCTATCTTGTCGTTCCGGCGTCGAAATATCTGCCCACGTTCAACATCTATGCCCCAATTTATGGAAGCAACTTTGCTGGCGTGACGCCGAACCTATTCACCACAAATGCGGAATCCTGGAAGGGCGTTTATGCCCAGGACACAATTTCATTCTGGGACGATAAAATCCATCTGCTTCTCGGCGGTCGATACGATTGGGCGGAAGTTGACTGGCAGGTGAAAAACAACGATCTGCGCACCGCTTGGATTGTGAGCCCGAATTGGAGCAAGGCTTTCAGTCCTCGTGTCGGTCTGACTATTCAGCCAATGCCGTGGCTCTCATTCTACGCGAACTACACCAAATCGCTCAACGCCGATAACGGACTCAACGCGGGCAGCGCGATTCCGACACCATTGCCACCGGTCCGGTCCTATGAATGGGAAGGCGGCATCAAGGCTGAATTTTTGGATAAGCGTCTCTTGCTGACGCTGGCTTACTTCGACCTTGTCAAGACGAACGTCCCGGGGCCGGATCCGACTAATCCCGGGAACACGTTGGTCGCGGGCGAAGCGGAGAGCAAAGGATTCGAGGTCGATCTGAAGGGGCGAATAGACGAGAATTGGAGCGTGATCGCCAATTATACACATGACGACGTACGCGTCACCAAAGGTTCGCTCTACAATCCGCTCACCGAAATCAACACTCAGCTGTTTATTGCCGGAAATCGGCTTCCCACCGTTCCCAAGAATATGGGCAATCTTTGGGTCAAATATGACGCTGACGGCTTACTCAAGGGTCTCAGCATTGGCGGCGGCGCGCAGGTCGTGGGAAGCGCTTTCGGCGACAACGCCAACTCGTTCACGATTCCTGCCTATGCGATCCTAAATGGAATGCTCGCCTACCGTTTCGACGTCGGTCCAGCGCATCTGACGGCGCAGCTAAACGCCAAAAATCTCTTGGACACGACTTATTATGCGAGCTCGGCATCACGGTTCCAGATCATGCCCGGAACCCCGCGAACCATAATCGGCTCCCTGCGGTTGGAATTCTAG
- a CDS encoding FecR family protein, producing the protein MNDEHDRSKGDDIHDVATEWWVKRDAGAMPRSDRRAFEKWLAEKPEHREAFEEIELLCSQVRAIRPERAHVGAFASRQRRIASVASAALVALFVLMLSWNELSLLLRADFRTVAGETRTITLDDGSRVHLGGKSAIAVNYRGAERKVTLIEGEGWFEAEPNAARPFVVAAASGSVTALGTTFDIALIGDIARVTVAKHRVTISSQGGAKVVSEGQQSIFGPETSISSPTIVDVNDETAWRRGKLIFRNRPLGEVVATLARYHQGYLLTPSAAVRELRVSGVFDADDPLGALKVIEESLDIKAIRLTNYLVILHG; encoded by the coding sequence ATGAACGATGAACATGACAGATCGAAGGGTGACGATATTCACGACGTCGCCACCGAATGGTGGGTGAAACGCGATGCCGGCGCCATGCCTCGGTCGGATCGTCGCGCCTTTGAGAAATGGCTGGCCGAGAAGCCGGAGCATAGAGAGGCGTTCGAGGAAATTGAGCTTCTTTGCTCCCAGGTCCGCGCAATACGGCCGGAAAGGGCGCACGTCGGGGCTTTCGCCTCGCGCCAGCGCCGCATCGCCTCTGTTGCTTCTGCGGCGCTCGTGGCCTTGTTCGTGCTTATGCTCTCCTGGAACGAACTATCTCTCCTGCTGCGTGCTGACTTCCGGACGGTAGCGGGAGAAACTCGCACCATCACCCTGGACGATGGATCGCGTGTCCATCTGGGCGGCAAGTCCGCCATTGCCGTCAATTATCGCGGTGCAGAGCGCAAGGTGACGTTGATTGAGGGCGAGGGTTGGTTCGAAGCAGAGCCGAATGCAGCTCGGCCCTTCGTCGTTGCGGCGGCGTCTGGTTCGGTGACGGCGCTGGGGACGACCTTCGATATTGCCTTAATCGGTGATATAGCGCGAGTAACGGTAGCTAAGCATCGCGTCACCATTTCCAGCCAAGGGGGCGCAAAGGTCGTGTCAGAGGGGCAGCAAAGCATTTTTGGGCCAGAGACGTCGATTTCTAGTCCCACGATCGTTGACGTAAATGATGAAACAGCCTGGCGCCGCGGCAAACTGATTTTCAGGAACCGGCCGCTGGGCGAGGTCGTGGCGACTCTTGCCCGCTACCATCAGGGCTATCTTCTGACGCCGAGCGCAGCGGTGCGTGAGCTGCGGGTGAGTGGCGTCTTCGATGCTGACGATCCGCTCGGCGCGCTCAAAGTGATTGAGGAATCTCTGGACATAAAGGCTATTCGCCTCACGAACTATCTTGTCATTCTGCACGGATAG
- a CDS encoding RNA polymerase sigma factor translates to MQLIRHLFENNKRELLKFLTRRVGREEAPDLLQEAYARVLVATHDGKDIADPSAYLRRTAANLATDFTRRRINDFKVLVFDDRVPDALSSDPTPEESLEALDNSRQLAAAVGALPPKCREVFMMRMYEGVGHDEIAKRLGISRKMVERHMKTAIQRCRKALR, encoded by the coding sequence ATGCAGCTCATCCGCCATCTCTTCGAGAACAACAAAAGGGAGCTTCTCAAATTTCTGACCCGCCGAGTCGGCAGGGAGGAGGCTCCGGATCTTCTTCAGGAAGCATACGCCAGGGTCCTCGTCGCGACCCATGACGGAAAGGATATCGCCGATCCTTCGGCTTATCTCCGTCGAACGGCTGCAAATCTGGCGACCGATTTCACGCGCCGCCGCATCAATGATTTTAAGGTCTTGGTCTTCGATGATCGCGTCCCTGACGCGCTGTCGTCCGATCCAACGCCAGAAGAAAGCCTGGAAGCCCTCGACAATTCGCGACAGCTTGCTGCGGCGGTCGGGGCGCTCCCCCCAAAATGCCGGGAAGTTTTCATGATGCGCATGTATGAGGGCGTTGGTCACGATGAGATCGCCAAGCGATTGGGCATTTCAAGGAAGATGGTCGAGCGACATATGAAAACTGCCATTCAGCGCTGTAGGAAGGCGTTGCGATGA
- a CDS encoding IS66 family transposase zinc-finger binding domain-containing protein, with protein sequence MTPSFDPAGLAELPADLRALFEAQRAMLEAERVRADRERQRAEHELAARLHVESELAASKETVERLQLLIKEYERARFGKRSEKFDSDQLQLMLEDIEIAVAEIQEGEDGRARRSGRPLGSKRANRAARAFPAHLPHVERVIEPSSLACPCGCGQMVRIGEDRVCRLDVTPAQYRVIETVRPRYACSKGCSGVAYQPGRESNQAADSYAQKCAIRWAR encoded by the coding sequence ATGACGCCGAGCTTCGATCCCGCCGGACTTGCGGAGCTGCCCGCCGATCTGCGCGCGTTGTTCGAAGCTCAGCGCGCGATGCTCGAGGCCGAACGGGTCCGCGCGGATCGCGAGCGCCAGCGAGCCGAGCACGAGCTTGCCGCGCGCCTTCACGTCGAGAGCGAGCTGGCCGCGTCCAAGGAGACGGTCGAACGTCTCCAGCTGCTCATCAAGGAATACGAACGCGCGCGTTTCGGCAAGCGCTCGGAGAAGTTCGATTCCGATCAATTGCAGCTCATGCTCGAAGACATCGAGATCGCCGTCGCCGAAATCCAGGAAGGTGAGGACGGTCGCGCGCGCCGTTCGGGACGCCCGCTCGGGAGCAAAAGAGCCAACCGCGCTGCGCGCGCCTTTCCTGCTCATCTGCCGCACGTCGAGCGCGTGATCGAGCCCTCGAGCCTCGCTTGTCCCTGCGGCTGCGGCCAGATGGTTCGGATCGGCGAGGACCGCGTCTGCCGCCTCGACGTGACGCCCGCGCAATATCGCGTCATCGAGACCGTGCGGCCTCGCTACGCTTGTTCGAAGGGTTGTTCGGGCGTCGCCTACCAACCTGGTCGAGAATCAAATCAGGCCGCTGACTCTTACGCGCAAAAATGCGCTATTCGCTGGGCACGATGA
- the tnpB gene encoding IS66 family insertion sequence element accessory protein TnpB (TnpB, as the term is used for proteins encoded by IS66 family insertion elements, is considered an accessory protein, since TnpC, encoded by a neighboring gene, is a DDE family transposase.) — protein sequence MLAVRPVDFRCGHDALAAFVQNTLGLDSHSGLIVVFRSKRKDRLKILLWDGTELVMIYKRLAEDGFVWPQIGGGVLQLTRVQFEALFDGLNWKRVGEPVMAAPAAAN from the coding sequence GTGCTCGCCGTTCGTCCCGTCGATTTTCGCTGCGGGCATGACGCGCTGGCCGCTTTCGTGCAGAACACGCTCGGGCTCGATTCGCATTCTGGCTTGATCGTCGTGTTCCGTTCGAAGCGGAAGGATCGCTTGAAGATTTTGCTGTGGGATGGAACCGAACTCGTCATGATCTACAAACGCTTGGCCGAGGACGGCTTCGTTTGGCCGCAGATCGGTGGTGGCGTTCTCCAACTCACCCGGGTTCAGTTCGAAGCGCTGTTCGACGGGCTGAACTGGAAGCGTGTCGGCGAGCCGGTCATGGCCGCTCCGGCTGCGGCAAACTGA
- a CDS encoding transposase: MSARTKANAIEGAGFVERVDFRRSRSGRRLWSKEQKGRIVRESLAPGARVADVARKYGLRSQQPTHWRRAARSGHLALVIDEPGEFVEIAIEDVAAHRKTAAKIEIVVGKVLLRLESDAASTRIAEIVTALDRSA, translated from the coding sequence ATGAGTGCACGCACGAAGGCCAATGCGATTGAAGGCGCTGGATTTGTCGAACGCGTCGATTTTCGTCGTTCACGATCGGGCCGTCGGCTTTGGTCGAAGGAGCAGAAGGGACGGATTGTTCGGGAAAGCCTTGCGCCGGGGGCTCGTGTCGCCGACGTGGCGCGCAAGTACGGCTTGCGCTCGCAGCAGCCGACACATTGGCGTCGCGCGGCGCGCTCGGGGCATCTTGCGCTCGTGATCGACGAGCCTGGCGAGTTCGTTGAGATTGCAATCGAGGACGTCGCCGCTCACAGAAAGACCGCGGCAAAGATCGAGATCGTCGTCGGCAAGGTGCTGCTGCGTCTGGAGAGCGACGCCGCATCGACACGCATCGCCGAGATCGTGACGGCGTTGGACCGCAGCGCATGA
- a CDS encoding radical SAM protein: protein MLSRLTINAAQTCNLGCKYCYALGGEYGGSASVITPELAVTRFREAAQEHRFIKIVQFIGGEPLLNLPALTAVAEEIDVLMQDGILLNRPSLCVVTNLTFLSKEHITLFTKYRFALLVSVDGPEKIHDALRPTKGGQGSHGKIMSNIEMLRCEEIPFDVYCTYTRRHLQSGLSITDLLRYFKSIGAGVIEIVPASTAPHDELGFNHEGDWRAVVDTQIDAINFSIDEFEKGNVMSYGLLGAMIAAMTVRATDRICPAGVSNLAIASDGDLYTCNMSTNNPAYRTSISAQADVLTKADIAECRDCRVRPWCRSCLGEMEIRNPGNPKPFPEHCETLRRGIETIEKRLPRASRRHLFLQQKGVAFSQRLQGKSDSRP from the coding sequence ATGTTGAGCCGTTTGACAATCAACGCCGCTCAGACATGCAACCTCGGGTGCAAATACTGCTATGCGCTCGGCGGAGAATATGGGGGCTCAGCGAGCGTAATCACACCCGAACTCGCTGTGACCAGATTTCGAGAGGCGGCGCAGGAGCACCGATTCATAAAAATCGTTCAGTTTATCGGCGGCGAACCGCTGCTCAACCTTCCTGCGCTGACGGCCGTCGCCGAAGAGATAGATGTCTTGATGCAAGACGGAATTTTGCTCAATAGGCCTTCCCTATGCGTCGTTACGAATCTCACTTTTCTGTCGAAAGAACATATCACTCTCTTCACCAAATATCGCTTTGCATTGCTTGTGAGCGTTGATGGTCCAGAAAAAATCCATGATGCCCTAAGACCGACAAAAGGAGGACAAGGCAGTCATGGCAAAATCATGAGTAATATTGAGATGCTTCGATGCGAGGAAATTCCATTCGACGTTTATTGCACATACACACGCAGACATTTGCAGTCCGGCCTTTCGATCACGGACCTGTTGAGATACTTCAAATCCATCGGCGCTGGCGTGATCGAGATCGTTCCCGCGTCGACGGCGCCGCATGATGAGCTGGGCTTCAATCATGAAGGGGACTGGCGAGCCGTCGTCGACACGCAAATTGACGCGATAAATTTTTCCATTGATGAATTTGAGAAGGGAAATGTCATGTCTTACGGATTGCTCGGCGCGATGATCGCAGCGATGACCGTGCGGGCGACGGATCGCATTTGCCCTGCTGGCGTTTCCAATCTTGCTATAGCAAGCGACGGCGATTTGTATACGTGTAATATGTCGACAAACAATCCGGCCTACCGGACATCAATCAGCGCTCAGGCCGATGTTCTGACGAAAGCGGATATTGCGGAGTGCCGGGACTGCCGGGTGCGCCCGTGGTGTCGATCCTGTCTTGGAGAAATGGAAATTAGGAATCCTGGCAATCCCAAGCCCTTTCCAGAACATTGCGAGACTTTGCGCAGAGGAATCGAAACGATAGAAAAACGGCTGCCGCGCGCCTCACGCCGTCATCTTTTCCTTCAACAAAAAGGGGTGGCGTTCAGTCAACGACTCCAAGGAAAGTCAGACAGCCGACCCTGA
- a CDS encoding TniQ family protein: protein MTPKLPHCDQLPVVLPPLTDELLSSWIHRHATFYDVPPLAMLRHCLDAISSLRAVDLVLTDEQASRVASMFRTDAANVRRMSLSNILPKSCRLIAAKPMQFCAACARQANSSGPEPVRRSQLLGWRLTCPQCCSQLIDGDKRSNPSPFADYWTDALDGQRLIDDEAERGVRAWASPTELARLLLMRRDPRTAHLKRSGSFRLLGVVVPEADAIVVENQISLPSAANPILPLWLRPALLAGVSIVEREGPAMLTWLQSKIIGQNRTRFSELVSTMLSTHPGPEPLSLLQHN, encoded by the coding sequence GTGACGCCCAAGCTTCCTCATTGCGACCAGCTGCCGGTCGTGCTTCCACCGCTGACGGATGAACTCTTGTCATCCTGGATTCATCGACACGCCACCTTCTACGACGTCCCGCCTCTCGCTATGCTTCGCCATTGCTTGGACGCCATATCATCGCTGCGCGCGGTCGATTTAGTGTTGACTGACGAACAAGCGTCTCGTGTCGCTTCAATGTTCAGAACGGACGCGGCTAATGTTCGACGAATGAGCCTCTCGAACATCTTGCCAAAGTCCTGCCGACTGATCGCCGCGAAGCCAATGCAGTTCTGCGCGGCTTGCGCGCGCCAAGCGAATTCGAGTGGGCCAGAGCCTGTACGACGAAGTCAACTTCTCGGATGGCGTCTCACTTGCCCGCAATGTTGTTCGCAGCTTATCGACGGCGACAAGCGTTCAAACCCTTCCCCGTTCGCCGACTATTGGACTGACGCACTCGACGGCCAACGTCTGATCGACGATGAAGCGGAACGAGGCGTTCGAGCGTGGGCATCGCCAACGGAGCTGGCGCGTCTCCTGCTGATGCGACGCGACCCAAGAACAGCACATTTGAAACGCAGCGGAAGCTTCCGACTTCTTGGCGTCGTCGTTCCGGAAGCGGACGCCATTGTCGTGGAAAACCAGATCTCGCTGCCCTCCGCGGCAAACCCGATCTTACCGCTTTGGCTACGCCCTGCGCTTCTCGCGGGAGTCTCGATCGTCGAACGCGAAGGACCCGCCATGTTGACATGGCTCCAAAGCAAAATCATTGGTCAAAACCGCACGCGCTTTAGCGAACTCGTCTCGACCATGCTCAGCACCCACCCGGGCCCCGAGCCATTATCATTATTGCAGCATAATTGA
- a CDS encoding transposase family protein → MVRLFRKGGAVSALVDRKRGRRKDHHTLDKERDGIIRATISRFYLKPTRPPFSRLVREVQTKCLAAGFKAPNWRTIKNRLESIDLQRRAKRRGETSIVKATTPTPGELGASQPLELVQVDHTRADIIVVDEETREPIGRPWLTLAIDVFSRMVTGFYLTMDAPSRLSVSLCLLHSVFDKSAWLKDREIDELWPVAGLPAVLHVDNGPEFRSRAFIRGCEDAGMNIQWRPCRTPHYGGHIERLIGTQMGAVHLLPGSTSSNIAERGEYDPKLNAALTLREVERYIALEIVGSYHQSIHSSLCRPPIAVWREREGDIPLRLPHDRMRFWLTFLPEEERTLRPDGIHLFNLRYWSSALSADVGRTKRRLLVKYDPRDMSRIFIRRPSGNFIEARYADVTLPSVTLREALTARRALLAQGRREVDMRSIIRTAMAQRELVDDAKRKTNASRRGKAAGSKSKGDRNGWGSLRGVDSRQPVPFVEDSD, encoded by the coding sequence TTGGTCCGGCTCTTTCGAAAGGGAGGAGCCGTCTCCGCACTAGTCGATCGTAAGCGCGGACGGCGGAAGGATCATCACACGCTGGACAAGGAGCGGGATGGAATTATCCGCGCGACAATTTCGCGCTTCTATCTCAAGCCAACACGACCGCCCTTCTCGCGACTGGTTCGCGAAGTGCAGACCAAATGCTTGGCTGCCGGTTTTAAGGCGCCGAATTGGCGCACGATCAAAAATCGTTTAGAAAGTATCGACCTTCAACGGCGAGCGAAGCGACGTGGAGAAACGTCGATCGTCAAGGCGACAACGCCGACGCCCGGAGAGCTGGGCGCGTCTCAGCCTTTGGAACTTGTCCAGGTTGATCACACCAGAGCGGACATCATCGTCGTCGATGAAGAAACGCGCGAGCCAATCGGCCGTCCGTGGCTGACGCTCGCGATTGACGTGTTCAGTCGCATGGTGACGGGCTTCTATCTGACAATGGACGCTCCCTCTCGTTTGTCCGTGAGTCTTTGTCTGCTTCATTCGGTTTTCGACAAATCGGCATGGCTGAAGGATCGGGAGATCGACGAACTATGGCCGGTTGCGGGGCTGCCGGCAGTGCTGCATGTCGATAACGGCCCCGAATTTCGCAGCCGCGCCTTTATCCGCGGCTGTGAAGACGCCGGAATGAATATTCAGTGGAGGCCATGCCGCACGCCGCACTATGGCGGACATATCGAACGCCTAATCGGAACGCAGATGGGCGCCGTTCACCTCCTGCCCGGCTCGACATCCAGCAATATCGCAGAGCGTGGCGAGTATGATCCGAAGCTAAACGCGGCCCTGACCCTGCGTGAAGTCGAGCGGTACATTGCCCTCGAAATCGTCGGTTCGTACCATCAATCGATTCATAGCAGTTTGTGTCGTCCGCCAATCGCTGTATGGCGAGAACGCGAGGGAGACATTCCGCTCCGCTTACCTCACGATCGGATGCGCTTCTGGTTGACCTTTTTGCCTGAAGAGGAACGCACATTGCGCCCGGACGGGATCCATCTGTTCAATTTGCGTTACTGGTCCTCGGCGCTCAGCGCCGATGTCGGCAGAACCAAGCGACGGCTCCTGGTAAAATATGATCCCCGCGACATGTCGCGAATCTTCATTCGGCGACCCTCCGGCAATTTTATCGAGGCTCGCTATGCCGATGTAACCTTGCCGTCAGTGACGCTGCGCGAGGCGTTGACGGCGCGGCGCGCCCTACTGGCGCAAGGACGCCGCGAAGTCGATATGCGCTCGATTATCCGCACCGCGATGGCTCAGCGAGAACTTGTTGACGACGCGAAAAGGAAGACGAATGCGTCTCGACGCGGAAAGGCCGCCGGTTCAAAATCCAAGGGAGATCGCAACGGCTGGGGCTCGCTGCGCGGCGTCGATTCCAGACAGCCAGTGCCCTTTGTTGAAGACTCGGACTGA